The nucleotide sequence AAGGCCTGCCAACtttgaaaagaaaaagggaaataTCAGATGCATTCTTATGTTTGTTGATTTATTTATTCattcttttataaaaaataagaagagcAGATCTTCTCATGCAAAGAATTATTTGAGGTTGGAAGAGAGATTCTGTAATATGCATGTAATTTTATGGCTACAAGAGATTTTGTCAGACAACTGACATGTTAACTTGACAGGACTAGAACCACATGATCCAAAATAATTTAAGCACAAATCAGTAATAATACACCTATCAAATACTTATAAATCAATTCAAAATGGGATGCTGCATGATGCCTATTTGGATTACATACATTTATGTTATATTTATGctgtttaaataaaaaaattacatcaCTTAGCTTTCCCACATTCTCATAGCTATATTTCTTTCTAGTAACAAGCCATAAGAATTTGATATCTGCAATAAACTAGATTCATTGTTCTTTAGCTGCATTTCATTGGCACAACAATGAACACACTGATTCTGGTGACAACCAATATATCAATTCAACAGGTCAAATTACACAGCTGCCTCTTCTTGGCATCTTGAATGAATAGAAAAAGGATCCACTAAATTAGAATAGAAAATTCAATCATTTTTAAGCATATAACGAATAGGCAAAGCATGATCCAGCTTCCAGTGTTAACAAGTAGCCAAGAAATAGAAGGCAAAGCCATCTAACCAAATCTTGAGAACTCGGTTTCCGTGCTGACAAACACATAGAGAAACTTTCATTAACTAATGTGCCGAAGAAATCAAACAATACCACACTCGCCAAACCCTAATGAAGGAAGAAGCAATTTACAGAAGAATCGAACCGCACAAGAGATCTAATTTAGTTCCTACCATCTGGTAGGCAATGACAGACTGCACCTTTGCGCACATTCAGCTCGAGGTTTATGCCATCCTGCATGTGTCTATTGATGACTTCCTCAAGGTCGTCCATAACCATCACACCTCTGTGCCCTTAGTTGGACAACAATGCAAGAGATGTCATCTTTGCTAGCTTTATTCACTGCTTCAGCTGTCAAAAGCCTAGCTGCTGCTTGTGGATCCTTAGCCTTTCTAGCAATATCGACTGCCTCTTCATTGCTCATGACCTAAACAGGATCGGTAAAATCCATGTATTTGGATGTTGGTCAGCTAATTAATACATAAGGGAGTACTCGATTACTGGCTTAAAAGGCCTAAGATGCAAACCTTCCACAGGCCATCACTTGCAAGGATGAGTAGATCACAATCAGCAGTCACGTCCTCAAAGCATATATCGGGATCTGAGCTCAAATGGGATTTGAGGCTCTTGTCTCCAAAAGCACGGGAAACAGCCAATTGACCATTAACTCTGGGTACATCTCCTGATATCATAATATTATAACAATCATCATTTGTCTCAACTGATATGGATCCTTGTTTCAGATACAAATGATAACATCATGAAGAATATATTACATGtttaccttctttttttttttgggcaagGGATAAGGGGTGAAGATGAAACTTGATCTAAAGACTTTACCGTCCACCGTCAAAGCTTAAGCTAGCTGACAAATATGTCAAATGAGATTTCGAATCCCAACCTTCAAATATGTCGGATGAGATTTCAAACCTCAACCTTTGATAAGTGAGTGTATTTAACCCTCAAAAAATTGGTGTATGCTGTGTTGTGCGTCGAGcatatttgattgaatgtttcatataaaataaggAAAAGCAcaatttttcaacaaaaaaaaaatcacagatAACATGCCTGAGATCCTAATTATGTATTAATGTCTCACAAAGATGCTAAATATAGCCAAATTTCTCATGTCGGATGAAAGATAAACTATGAGATGATATAGAAGCATTTGCTATCCCCAAAGTACCAACTTTTTGGAGGCAAAGCCAATAAGACAAGGTTTCAGATAAGAAGTGATGCATAGTACGAACAAGGTTTCATCTTTCATGTTTCAAATGTAAGAAGATTAAGTATAAGCTCTTAAGTAGGGAACATGTGTAGCAACATGAAACCTTATATTCATCAAGTTGAAATATTCATTAGGTTTTGCAATATCCTTTGAACTTGGCGTAAATTGTTTTCAGAATATTTATAGTTGCAAGAAGCTACTCATTCATAGCCATTCTGGTTGCTAAGATGTAAATAAAGTTAGATGCAATCGAAAGTTGAAATTGTAGGGAGTTGGCTTGAAGAGAAAAGGATGCATGTATGAGACTTCTTGAGGACAATGTACAAACCTGGCATGTTCGAGACAAATCCACCTCTATTCTCGATACTTCCACGTTCAGTGCTGGGTTCATGATCAACAGTCAATTGTATAACCTCTCTACCTTTTGCAAGAACAGCTCGTGAATCACCAATGTTAGCAATCCACAATCTCGTTCCATTCATGAGAATTGCAGTAACAGCTGTTGATCCACCTTGTCCTAGATCGGGACTTTGTGACAAAATTGCCTTGTCAGTCTTTCCATAGGCTTTGAAAATTGCTCCTCCTGGATCATTCCAAAAATCTTCCTAAATCATGGAAGAAAAATAGATTTAGATAATTTACTCGCTAGTAGTTGCTTGttttcatgaaaaaaataattataagttgatattttatcatagaaaacatagaaaaggaaaaaaaaaaaaaaaagtcatatcACACCTCTTTAAGAATGTTAGTAAACAGATGCTTCTGTAAATAGGCAGGTACATCATCACCCAAATGACCATCAAATATAGCAAAGAGACCAAGCTCCTGCCCCCTTATCTGGATGAACTTTGCAACATGATAATCTTCCATTGGATGATTAGCCCTCCCCTTTACAAGACTAAAACCATAAGTAATTTTTACACCACTCAGAGAACTCTTTCCTTTACCAGCATCATTTGAAGAATGACCTGCAAGCTATATCGCAGCAATTTTCAACCTAATGACGTGATGAGGTGGATGGCACCGAAATTTCCGAGTCTATGGGAGCTAACATAAGATGAAAGATGATAATCTCCAGAGATTGGTAACTAGAATTGTAACAGAAGCATCCTATCATGTAAATATGAATAACCTCAGAGGTAATATGTACAACACTCAGTTTAATTTCACAAAATTGAAGATAGTTTctaataatagaaaaaaaaaacagcatGAACATAATCCTTATAGAGCACTGATTATGTATCTACTTCAAATCATTTAGTGTATAAAGATGCTATTCAAGAGCAGATGACTCCTGTAAGGGAACCACAATCCAAAGAACTAAAAAGGAACTGGACTTAGTTGCCCCCTTTTCCATATCTGATTCTAGTTCAGATTATGTTGAGTTGCTTCCTTGCTTATTTGATCCTTAGAAAAAAAACTAGAATATCGTTTTCCATATTTCAGATGACACAAAAATGAAATTttacaaataaatcttttgagttAAACAAGCCAAAAAGCTTGCATAGGCATATCTCACTGTACTGATATCTTTCTCGTGCATGCCAGTACTTTCTCTATATCTGACTCTGGTTCAGGTTTGCTTTAGTGGCTCCCTTGTTCATTTGAgccttagaaaaaattagcttctCATAGCAAAACCTGTCACTTTGATGGCATGAGTAAAAATTGT is from Musa acuminata AAA Group cultivar baxijiao chromosome BXJ1-6, Cavendish_Baxijiao_AAA, whole genome shotgun sequence and encodes:
- the LOC135676079 gene encoding probable protein phosphatase 2C 9 isoform X1 produces the protein MDKLCCFSGSCSQLAGHSSNDAGKGKSSLSGVKITYGFSLVKGRANHPMEDYHVAKFIQIRGQELGLFAIFDGHLGDDVPAYLQKHLFTNILKEEDFWNDPGGAIFKAYGKTDKAILSQSPDLGQGGSTAVTAILMNGTRLWIANIGDSRAVLAKGREVIQLTVDHEPSTERGSIENRGGFVSNMPGDVPRVNGQLAVSRAFGDKSLKSHLSSDPDICFEDVTADCDLLILASDGLWKVMSNEEAVDIARKAKDPQAAARLLTAEAVNKASKDDISCIVVQLRAQRCDGYGRP
- the LOC135676079 gene encoding probable protein phosphatase 2C 9 isoform X2, producing the protein MLLQWFLLSGHSSNDAGKGKSSLSGVKITYGFSLVKGRANHPMEDYHVAKFIQIRGQELGLFAIFDGHLGDDVPAYLQKHLFTNILKEEDFWNDPGGAIFKAYGKTDKAILSQSPDLGQGGSTAVTAILMNGTRLWIANIGDSRAVLAKGREVIQLTVDHEPSTERGSIENRGGFVSNMPGDVPRVNGQLAVSRAFGDKSLKSHLSSDPDICFEDVTADCDLLILASDGLWKVMSNEEAVDIARKAKDPQAAARLLTAEAVNKASKDDISCIVVQLRAQRCDGYGRP